Proteins encoded by one window of Candidatus Eremiobacteraceae bacterium:
- a CDS encoding cation:proton antiporter: protein MHAVFDVSALQNMWLIAAIWMALAFLGSLISIRFGIAAALIEIMLGILAGNFIALRSNVWIDFIAGFGSIMLTFLAGAEINPTNFKRQWRPAVSIGLLSFGAPFLCAMVYAYFFAHWDANAAKIAGIAMSTTSVAVVYAVMIESGLAGTEFGQLILAACFITDLGTVVALGLLFANVNAWLAIFLGVSIAVIAFAPRFVPNLYVRLGDRVSEPGARFLFLIIFMLSGLATMANSEGVLPAYFLGFSCAGFLLSHTEFSRGLRRTTMSLLTPFYFIKAGTFVSLTQAATAIWAILAFFLVKVVAKIIAVYPAARAMRYKTSDAAYLTLMMATGLTFGTISSLYGLMHGYITQGQYTTLVTVVILTAIVPTLIAQRHFPPSQEVQEAESGGLAEIEVRLSKAAPPG, encoded by the coding sequence ATGCACGCTGTATTTGACGTGTCCGCGCTTCAGAACATGTGGCTCATCGCCGCGATCTGGATGGCGCTGGCGTTCCTCGGTTCGCTCATCTCGATCCGATTCGGCATAGCGGCCGCCCTGATCGAGATCATGCTCGGCATCCTCGCGGGAAACTTCATCGCCTTACGATCCAACGTCTGGATCGATTTCATCGCGGGCTTCGGCAGCATCATGCTCACGTTTCTCGCGGGCGCCGAGATCAATCCTACGAATTTCAAGCGCCAGTGGCGCCCTGCCGTCTCAATCGGGCTCTTGTCTTTCGGCGCGCCCTTTCTTTGCGCGATGGTTTACGCTTACTTCTTCGCGCATTGGGACGCCAACGCTGCAAAGATCGCGGGCATCGCGATGTCCACAACGTCGGTGGCCGTTGTCTATGCGGTCATGATCGAATCGGGACTCGCGGGCACGGAGTTCGGCCAACTCATTTTGGCCGCGTGCTTCATCACCGATCTCGGCACCGTAGTGGCTCTCGGACTGCTCTTCGCGAACGTCAACGCGTGGCTCGCGATCTTCCTAGGCGTGAGCATCGCGGTGATCGCGTTCGCTCCGCGGTTCGTTCCGAATCTCTACGTTCGGCTTGGCGATCGTGTCAGCGAACCCGGCGCCCGCTTCCTCTTCCTCATCATCTTCATGCTCAGCGGCCTCGCCACGATGGCCAATAGCGAAGGCGTTCTGCCAGCCTACTTCCTCGGCTTTTCGTGCGCCGGCTTTCTGTTGAGCCACACCGAGTTTTCGCGCGGCCTGAGGCGCACGACCATGAGCCTGCTAACACCGTTTTATTTCATCAAGGCGGGTACGTTCGTGTCGCTGACGCAAGCGGCGACGGCGATCTGGGCGATCTTGGCGTTCTTTCTCGTCAAGGTCGTGGCGAAAATAATTGCCGTCTATCCAGCAGCCCGGGCGATGCGCTATAAGACGAGCGACGCCGCCTACCTCACGCTTATGATGGCGACCGGTCTGACGTTCGGCACGATCTCGAGCCTCTACGGACTGATGCACGGCTACATCACGCAGGGGCAGTACACGACGCTCGTCACCGTCGTCATCTTGACCGCGATCGTGCCTACGCTGATCGCGCAGCGTCACTTCCCGCCGAGTCAGGAAGTGCAAGAAGCGGAGTCCGGAGGTCTGGCAGAGATCGAGGTCCGACTTTCGAAGGCGGCGCCTCCCGGCTAG
- a CDS encoding DUF3311 domain-containing protein, which translates to MNDPAARRNPRRFAYWLLAIPIVATLWPPLYAHADPEIAGIPFFYWYQFIWVVLSSVVTVTVYLLTREDKT; encoded by the coding sequence ATGAACGATCCGGCCGCGCGCCGTAATCCGCGGCGCTTCGCTTATTGGCTGCTCGCGATCCCTATCGTCGCGACTTTGTGGCCTCCGCTCTACGCGCACGCCGACCCTGAGATCGCCGGCATTCCATTTTTCTATTGGTATCAATTCATCTGGGTCGTGCTGAGCAGCGTCGTCACCGTAACCGTCTATCTGCTCACGCGCGAGGATAAGACGTGA
- the nusA gene encoding transcription termination factor NusA, with translation MAVRKTVKKNADGSAPAGVATPSVANPELIAALKELERDRNLSAEVLMEALEAALVSAYKRNFVREAEAVGNPVVIVDRENGAYRVFARRTVVAEVTDPAIEISVADAGGKAAGENFDVEITPKEFGRIAAQTAKQVIVQRIREAERDMVFDEYNDRLDELVGGQVLRYEQRNMFVDLGKAEAILPVSEQVAHESFRINERVRAYVMEVRKTNRGPQIILSRIHPNVVRRLFEQEIPEVSQGIVEVKDVAREPGARSKISVWTNEEDIDAVGACLGPRSSRVNNIGEELRGEKIDVIQWSPDPATYVANALAPAKVISVHLNEREHLAEAVVPDYQLSLAIGKEGQNVRLAARLTGWRIDIHNEEQWAEVMSQRVDEDKEREELAAMAEVAAEESGVELTAEMLAQDEELIRKLQELQRMTLGEDEVEEEEATPDAEPEIAE, from the coding sequence ATGGCAGTAAGAAAAACAGTCAAGAAGAACGCCGACGGTTCGGCGCCGGCCGGCGTCGCGACGCCGTCAGTGGCAAATCCGGAACTCATCGCCGCACTGAAAGAGCTCGAACGCGACCGCAACCTATCGGCCGAAGTGCTGATGGAAGCGCTCGAAGCCGCGCTCGTCTCGGCATACAAGCGCAACTTCGTTCGCGAAGCTGAAGCCGTCGGCAATCCGGTAGTGATCGTCGACCGGGAGAACGGCGCGTATCGCGTGTTCGCCCGGCGCACCGTCGTGGCGGAAGTCACCGATCCCGCGATCGAGATCTCGGTCGCCGACGCCGGCGGAAAAGCGGCCGGAGAGAACTTCGACGTCGAGATCACGCCGAAAGAATTCGGGCGCATCGCGGCGCAGACGGCCAAGCAGGTCATCGTGCAGCGCATCCGCGAGGCCGAACGCGACATGGTCTTCGACGAATACAACGACCGGCTCGACGAGCTGGTCGGCGGTCAAGTCTTGCGCTACGAGCAGCGCAACATGTTCGTCGACCTGGGAAAGGCCGAGGCCATCTTGCCCGTGTCCGAGCAAGTGGCCCACGAGTCGTTTCGCATCAACGAACGCGTCCGCGCGTACGTCATGGAAGTCCGCAAGACGAATCGCGGTCCGCAGATCATACTGTCGCGCATCCATCCCAATGTCGTCCGGCGCCTCTTCGAGCAAGAAATTCCCGAAGTCTCGCAGGGCATTGTCGAAGTGAAGGACGTCGCGCGCGAGCCTGGCGCCCGTTCGAAGATCTCGGTGTGGACGAATGAAGAGGACATCGACGCAGTCGGTGCGTGCCTAGGGCCGCGTTCATCTCGCGTGAACAACATCGGCGAAGAGCTGCGCGGCGAGAAGATCGACGTCATCCAATGGTCGCCCGATCCGGCCACCTACGTGGCCAATGCGTTGGCGCCCGCCAAAGTGATTTCGGTGCATCTCAACGAGCGCGAGCACTTGGCGGAGGCGGTCGTGCCCGACTATCAATTGTCGCTTGCGATCGGCAAAGAAGGTCAGAACGTCCGGCTTGCCGCGCGGCTCACCGGCTGGCGCATCGACATCCACAACGAAGAGCAGTGGGCGGAAGTCATGTCGCAGCGGGTCGACGAGGACAAGGAGCGCGAGGAACTCGCGGCCATGGCCGAAGTCGCAGCCGAGGAGAGCGGCGTGGAACTCACCGCCGAAATGCTCGCGCAAGACGAAGAGCTCATCCGCAAACTTCAGGAACTGCAGCGGATGACGCTTGGCGAAGACGAGGTAGAGGAAGAAGAGGCCACTCCCGACGCCGAGCCGGAGATCGCGGAATAA
- a CDS encoding DUF202 domain-containing protein: MNLRVTDHLANERTFLAYVRTSLSLMAFGFVIAKFAVLAHAMPGTQVSVGPWAVMSGHRLGIAFAALGVALGALGSWRFVVVDIELKRDQYHSAPWLAIVVGAATVVTGALVILNLSRVL, encoded by the coding sequence ATGAATCTGCGCGTCACCGATCATCTGGCCAACGAGCGGACGTTTCTCGCCTACGTGCGGACGTCGCTGTCGCTGATGGCGTTCGGATTTGTCATCGCAAAGTTCGCGGTGCTCGCGCACGCCATGCCGGGAACCCAGGTCAGCGTCGGACCGTGGGCAGTGATGTCCGGTCACCGTTTGGGCATCGCCTTCGCGGCGCTGGGCGTCGCGCTCGGCGCGCTGGGATCGTGGCGCTTCGTCGTGGTCGATATCGAGCTTAAACGTGACCAATACCATTCGGCGCCATGGCTTGCCATCGTCGTCGGAGCGGCAACCGTGGTCACCGGCGCGCTGGTCATCCTGAACCTATCGCGCGTGTTGTGA
- a CDS encoding WYL domain-containing protein translates to MSTTNPEHLGRTARFIRLLKEIDEKRAVSKARLHEILTTSSEATFKRVKAELREAGYPLSYNSKDKLYHVSARAALSRPKLDPRSRAQLALVRTAIAGLGAPYVAALGEVLDILDARIAIEDPEAAATLSSRRPQPRADRAFYERLDNVDTAIRESRLIQFDYTHTAGGATDPRWAKPLAMHDHDGRIYCWAIVEGEDRPKLFALDRMGDVELLEPFDPDSRWKLDDDLRYSFGIMIGRDAPQKVAIDIDARAAANVRARRWPAETACETLSGGTLRMTFEVTMTEELISWVLGFGGLATVVEPSSVADEVRSRAAAMASQHAR, encoded by the coding sequence ATGAGCACGACAAATCCAGAGCATCTCGGCAGAACCGCGCGGTTCATCAGACTGCTCAAAGAGATCGATGAAAAGCGGGCGGTCTCGAAGGCTCGATTGCACGAGATCCTCACCACCTCGTCGGAAGCGACATTCAAACGAGTCAAAGCAGAATTGCGCGAAGCCGGATATCCACTTTCATACAACAGCAAGGATAAACTCTATCACGTTTCGGCACGAGCCGCGCTCTCGCGGCCGAAGCTCGATCCGCGCAGCCGCGCGCAACTCGCGCTGGTGAGGACCGCGATCGCGGGTCTTGGCGCGCCCTACGTCGCCGCGCTCGGTGAAGTGCTCGACATCCTCGATGCCCGGATCGCCATCGAAGATCCGGAAGCCGCTGCAACGCTCTCGTCGCGACGGCCTCAGCCGCGCGCGGATCGCGCGTTTTACGAACGGCTCGATAACGTGGACACGGCGATCCGCGAAAGCCGGCTCATACAATTCGACTACACCCACACCGCGGGCGGCGCCACCGACCCGCGCTGGGCGAAGCCCCTTGCGATGCACGATCACGACGGGCGCATCTACTGCTGGGCGATCGTCGAAGGCGAAGACCGCCCGAAGCTGTTCGCGCTGGACCGCATGGGAGACGTCGAACTGCTCGAACCGTTCGATCCAGACAGTAGATGGAAGCTCGACGACGATCTGCGCTACAGCTTTGGCATCATGATCGGCCGGGACGCACCGCAAAAAGTGGCGATCGACATCGACGCAAGAGCCGCGGCGAACGTGCGCGCCCGGCGCTGGCCCGCTGAGACGGCTTGCGAAACACTTTCCGGCGGCACCCTGCGCATGACGTTTGAAGTCACGATGACCGAAGAGCTGATCTCGTGGGTCTTGGGTTTTGGCGGGCTCGCTACGGTCGTAGAGCCGTCGAGCGTGGCAGATGAGGTGCGAAGCCGCGCTGCAGCTATGGCATCACAACACGCGCGATAG
- a CDS encoding sodium:solute symporter, with product MILWTAVAVFLALFILVSVMGFMATRWRPSNLDDIHEWALAGRGFGTFTSWFLIGGDIYTAYTFIAVPALVYGAGALGFFALPYTTIVYPIVFVFAPRFWLVAKHRGYITYADFARERFDSRSLAFAVAFTGILATMPYIALQLVGMQVVIAGLGFTGQGLLGDLPVIVAFAILAIYTYRGGLRAPAMVAFVKDALIYITIIGASIVLVSKLGGFAHIFQTASAVLAQRPKPGTIILPPQSFTAYATLSLGSGLALFMYPHAITGVLSAKNTTVIKRNMALIPAYSVLLGLNALFGFMAIAAGVHAASPNAAVPLLFVKMFPQWFVGMSFAAIAIGALVPAAIMSIAAANLFTRSIYKEYIKPACSGPEETRVARYVSLAVKAGALLFVLLLPTQFAIYFQLLAGAWILQTLPTILIGLYTRRLHRRALFVGWLAGMITATWMGIVTGYTPTITLHLGGFSLAGYIGLFALTLNLIVTIVGTFICDGLGVGRGQDATSPTDYLDDTGVASRTVVRKLSVT from the coding sequence GTGATCCTGTGGACCGCGGTCGCGGTCTTCCTCGCGCTCTTCATCCTCGTCAGCGTGATGGGCTTCATGGCCACACGCTGGCGGCCGAGCAATCTCGACGACATCCACGAATGGGCGCTCGCCGGCCGCGGCTTCGGCACGTTCACCTCGTGGTTCTTGATCGGCGGCGATATCTACACCGCCTACACGTTCATCGCTGTGCCGGCGTTGGTCTACGGTGCCGGCGCCCTCGGCTTCTTCGCGCTGCCCTACACAACGATCGTCTATCCGATCGTCTTCGTCTTCGCGCCGCGCTTTTGGCTCGTCGCGAAGCACCGCGGCTATATCACGTACGCCGATTTCGCGCGCGAGCGCTTCGACAGCCGCAGCCTCGCCTTTGCGGTGGCATTCACGGGCATTTTGGCCACCATGCCGTACATCGCGCTGCAGCTCGTCGGCATGCAAGTCGTGATCGCCGGACTCGGCTTCACCGGCCAGGGTCTGTTAGGCGACCTGCCGGTCATCGTGGCGTTTGCCATTCTCGCGATCTACACATATCGGGGAGGCCTCCGCGCGCCGGCTATGGTCGCATTCGTCAAGGATGCGCTTATCTACATCACCATCATCGGCGCGTCGATCGTGCTGGTCTCAAAACTCGGCGGCTTCGCGCACATCTTCCAAACCGCAAGCGCGGTCTTGGCACAACGGCCAAAGCCCGGTACGATCATCTTGCCCCCGCAAAGCTTTACGGCGTATGCCACGCTCTCGCTCGGTTCGGGCCTCGCGTTGTTCATGTACCCGCACGCGATCACCGGCGTGCTGAGCGCGAAGAACACGACCGTCATCAAGCGGAACATGGCTCTCATTCCGGCCTACAGCGTTTTGCTCGGCCTCAACGCGCTGTTCGGATTCATGGCGATCGCCGCCGGCGTTCACGCCGCAAGCCCGAACGCCGCGGTGCCGCTGCTGTTCGTGAAGATGTTCCCGCAGTGGTTCGTGGGGATGTCGTTCGCCGCCATCGCGATCGGCGCGCTTGTCCCGGCTGCCATCATGTCCATCGCGGCAGCCAATCTCTTCACGCGATCGATCTACAAGGAATACATCAAACCGGCATGCTCCGGTCCGGAGGAGACGCGCGTCGCACGTTACGTCTCGCTTGCGGTCAAGGCGGGCGCGCTGCTGTTCGTGCTCTTGCTGCCCACACAATTCGCCATCTACTTTCAGTTGCTCGCCGGTGCGTGGATCCTTCAGACGCTGCCGACGATCCTCATCGGCCTCTACACGCGCAGGCTTCACCGGCGCGCGCTATTCGTCGGTTGGCTGGCCGGCATGATAACCGCGACGTGGATGGGCATCGTCACTGGCTACACGCCGACGATCACGCTGCACCTCGGCGGCTTCTCGCTGGCTGGGTACATCGGCCTATTCGCGCTCACGCTCAACCTCATCGTGACGATTGTGGGCACTTTCATATGCGATGGTCTTGGCGTCGGCCGGGGCCAGGATGCGACGAGCCCGACGGACTATTTAGATGACACGGGAGTAGCATCGCGAACAGTCGTTCGCAAGTTATCCGTGACTTGA